In a genomic window of Streptomyces roseoviridis:
- a CDS encoding alpha/beta hydrolase, with product MPSFDSSPTLSAWRMLLALAVVFVLLATTGWTTIRQQRTPGQIREQALAAWAHGRIGHRALPDPTAPARTIAAFFAAIGPAQGARLADAHPLVVGNLNGAPVTLRYRANRVSLARALAVERARVDDPRLTADGRLQARRLAHRFASLLRPGRQILAFDPTGTGRAAEVLGDLERARRVSVVVPGVDTNLLTFQRTARRYSAPVGMADSLYAAERRAAPGTRTAVIAWADYTAPVGVGIDAAIGRLAESGAVRLVGLTTALPGDAPVTLFCHSYGSVLCGVAAPRLPARVTDVVVAGSPGMRVQRAADLGTAARIWAMRDADDWIADVPHMDLGGVGHGADPVAPEFGARLLSAAGAEGHTGYFEPGTRSLENFAALGVGAYGRLTCAVAESGGPDPVAGDAADGSGDGTIGGDSACLRGISGVPVSPRA from the coding sequence ATGCCTTCCTTCGATTCCTCCCCCACCCTGTCCGCGTGGCGGATGCTGCTCGCCCTCGCCGTCGTGTTCGTGCTCCTGGCGACCACCGGGTGGACCACGATCCGGCAGCAGCGCACGCCGGGGCAGATCCGGGAGCAGGCGCTGGCCGCCTGGGCGCACGGCAGGATCGGCCACCGCGCGCTGCCCGATCCGACGGCCCCGGCCCGTACGATCGCCGCGTTCTTCGCCGCCATAGGCCCTGCCCAGGGAGCCCGGCTCGCCGACGCCCACCCGCTCGTGGTCGGCAACCTGAACGGCGCTCCGGTGACCCTGCGCTACCGCGCCAACCGGGTGTCCCTGGCCCGCGCCCTCGCCGTCGAGCGGGCGCGCGTCGACGATCCCCGGCTCACCGCCGACGGCCGCCTCCAGGCGCGTCGCCTGGCCCACCGCTTCGCCTCCCTGCTGCGCCCCGGCCGCCAGATCCTCGCCTTCGACCCCACGGGGACGGGACGGGCCGCGGAGGTGCTCGGCGACCTGGAGCGGGCCCGGCGGGTGTCGGTGGTCGTGCCCGGGGTCGACACCAACCTCCTGACCTTCCAGCGCACCGCCCGCCGCTACTCCGCGCCCGTCGGCATGGCCGACTCCCTGTACGCCGCCGAGCGGCGGGCCGCGCCCGGCACCCGTACCGCCGTCATCGCCTGGGCCGACTACACCGCCCCCGTCGGCGTCGGCATCGACGCCGCCATCGGACGGCTCGCCGAGAGCGGCGCCGTCCGCCTCGTCGGCCTCACCACCGCCCTGCCCGGCGACGCGCCGGTCACCCTCTTCTGTCACAGCTACGGCTCCGTGCTGTGCGGGGTCGCCGCGCCCCGGCTGCCCGCCCGGGTCACCGACGTGGTGGTGGCCGGCAGCCCCGGCATGCGGGTCCAGCGGGCCGCCGACCTCGGCACCGCGGCCCGGATCTGGGCCATGCGCGACGCCGACGACTGGATCGCGGACGTGCCCCACATGGACCTCGGCGGCGTCGGGCACGGAGCCGACCCGGTGGCGCCGGAGTTCGGGGCGCGGCTGCTGTCGGCGGCCGGGGCCGAGGGGCACACGGGCTACTTCGAACCGGGCACGCGCAGCCTGGAGAACTTCGCCGCCCTGGGGGTCGGCGCGTACGGGCGCCTGACCTGCGCGGTGGCCGAGTCCGGTGGCCCGGACCCGGTGGCGGGCGACGCCGCGGACGGCTCCGGCGACGGCACGATCGGCGGTGACAGCGCTTGCCTCCGTGGAATCTCCGGTGTGCCGGTGTCCCCACGCGCGTAG
- a CDS encoding TetR family transcriptional regulator: MTVVPGLRERKKQRTRDALIRVALELFTTQGFERTTVDEIADSVDVSQRTFFRYFATKEDVAFAVQQMVEERFVRALGERPPEEGPFDAMRNAVLSAWDTIGEAIAEVVPVELYLRTFQLIESTPALLAVHLRRSTEMEETIARLIAEREGLDVDEDPRPRIAVAAFSGVMRVTGQLWGRSEDPTLESMRELTGKYLDHLGPALAQRWRA; the protein is encoded by the coding sequence GTGACCGTTGTCCCCGGTCTGCGCGAGCGCAAGAAGCAGCGCACCCGTGACGCGCTCATCCGGGTCGCCCTGGAGCTGTTCACCACGCAGGGCTTCGAACGGACCACCGTCGACGAGATCGCCGACTCCGTCGACGTCTCCCAGCGCACCTTCTTCCGCTACTTCGCCACCAAGGAGGACGTGGCCTTCGCCGTCCAGCAGATGGTGGAGGAGCGGTTCGTGCGCGCCCTCGGGGAACGGCCGCCCGAGGAGGGCCCGTTCGACGCCATGCGCAACGCCGTCCTCAGCGCCTGGGACACCATCGGCGAGGCGATCGCCGAGGTCGTCCCCGTCGAGCTGTACCTGCGCACCTTCCAGCTCATCGAGTCGACGCCGGCGCTCCTCGCCGTGCACCTGCGCCGCTCCACGGAGATGGAGGAGACCATCGCCCGGCTGATCGCCGAGCGCGAGGGGCTCGACGTGGACGAGGACCCGCGCCCCCGGATCGCGGTGGCCGCGTTCAGCGGCGTCATGCGGGTGACGGGGCAGCTGTGGGGCCGGAGCGAGGACCCGACCCTGGAGTCGATGCGGGAGCTCACCGGGAAGTACCTGGACCACCTGGGCCCGGCCCTCGCGCAGCGCTGGAGGGCGTGA
- a CDS encoding MFS transporter — translation MTSQTTVEKAPQGHGGDREPLAGPAKGLRGHPWLTLFAVAAGVMMVALDGTIVAIANPAIQADLGATLDQLQWITNGYLLALAVALITAGKLGDRFGHRQTFLLGIAGFAAASGAIGLSDSIAAVIVFRVLQGLFGALLMPAALGLLRATFPAEKLNMAIGIWGMVIGASTAGGPILGGFLVEHVSWQSVFFINVPVGVLALVLGLVILKDHRAENAPRSFDVFGIVLLSAAMGLLVWSLIQAGAEWGWGSASTWGCLIGAFVLFAVFAVWETKVQEPLIPLAMFRSVPLSAGVVLMVLMAFAFMGGLFFVTFYLQGVKGLGPIDAGLRLLPLTAMMIVSSPLAGALITKFGPRVPLVGGMVCTAVAMFGMITLDADTGTLAMSLWFALLGLGLAPVMVGATEVIVGNAPLELSGVAGGLQQAAMQVGGALGTAVLGAVMASKVSGSFADNWKDAGIPVPADPRLEQAAEFGMVPPELAKAPGMTPDMLSAIGKVIHETFLQGMGLAFTVAGAVAVVAALVATLTKRGANAEAGAGVGHI, via the coding sequence ATGACTAGTCAGACCACCGTGGAAAAGGCCCCGCAGGGTCATGGGGGTGACCGGGAGCCCCTGGCGGGCCCGGCGAAGGGACTGCGTGGCCACCCCTGGCTGACCCTCTTCGCCGTCGCCGCAGGCGTCATGATGGTGGCGCTCGACGGCACGATCGTCGCCATCGCCAACCCCGCCATCCAGGCCGACCTCGGCGCCACCCTCGACCAGCTGCAGTGGATCACCAACGGCTACCTGCTCGCGCTCGCCGTCGCCCTCATCACCGCGGGCAAGCTGGGCGACCGCTTCGGCCACCGGCAGACCTTCCTCCTCGGCATCGCCGGCTTCGCCGCCGCGTCCGGCGCGATCGGCCTCTCGGACTCGATCGCGGCCGTCATCGTCTTCCGCGTCCTCCAGGGCCTCTTCGGCGCCCTGCTCATGCCGGCCGCGCTCGGACTGCTGCGCGCCACCTTCCCCGCCGAGAAGCTGAACATGGCCATCGGCATCTGGGGCATGGTCATCGGCGCCTCCACCGCCGGCGGCCCGATCCTCGGCGGCTTCCTCGTCGAGCACGTCAGCTGGCAGTCCGTCTTCTTCATCAACGTGCCGGTCGGCGTCCTCGCGCTCGTCCTCGGCCTGGTCATCCTCAAGGACCACCGCGCCGAGAACGCCCCGCGCTCCTTCGACGTCTTCGGCATCGTGCTGCTCTCCGCCGCGATGGGCCTGCTCGTGTGGAGCCTCATCCAGGCCGGCGCCGAGTGGGGCTGGGGCAGCGCCAGCACCTGGGGCTGCCTGATCGGCGCCTTCGTCCTCTTCGCGGTCTTCGCCGTCTGGGAGACCAAGGTCCAGGAACCGCTCATCCCGCTCGCCATGTTCCGCTCCGTGCCGCTCTCGGCCGGCGTGGTGCTGATGGTCCTGATGGCCTTCGCCTTCATGGGCGGCCTGTTCTTCGTGACCTTCTACCTCCAGGGCGTGAAGGGGCTCGGCCCGATCGACGCCGGTCTGCGCCTGCTGCCGCTGACCGCCATGATGATCGTCTCCTCGCCGCTGGCCGGCGCGCTCATCACCAAGTTCGGTCCGCGGGTCCCGCTGGTGGGCGGCATGGTCTGCACGGCCGTCGCCATGTTCGGCATGATCACCCTCGACGCGGACACCGGCACGCTCGCCATGTCCCTCTGGTTCGCCCTCCTCGGCCTCGGCCTCGCCCCGGTGATGGTCGGCGCCACCGAGGTCATCGTCGGCAACGCGCCGCTGGAGCTGTCCGGCGTCGCCGGCGGACTCCAGCAGGCCGCGATGCAGGTCGGCGGCGCGCTCGGTACGGCGGTGCTGGGCGCGGTCATGGCGTCGAAGGTGTCCGGCTCCTTCGCCGACAACTGGAAGGACGCCGGCATCCCCGTTCCCGCCGACCCGCGCCTGGAGCAGGCGGCCGAGTTCGGCATGGTGCCGCCGGAGCTGGCCAAGGCGCCGGGCATGACGCCCGACATGCTGTCGGCCATCGGCAAGGTCATCCACGAGACCTTCCTCCAGGGCATGGGCCTCGCCTTCACCGTCGCCGGTGCGGTCGCCGTCGTCGCGGCGCTCGTCGCCACGCTCACCAAGCGCGGTGCCAACGCCGAGGCGGGCGCCGGGGTCGGACACATCTGA
- a CDS encoding peptidase inhibitor family I36 protein, which yields MYTKTFLAAAAVLTALVAAPAASSAAPGTAPAASPSAAVPAVAPGAAAPAATTLGACGPGQLCLWPKADFKGRAVTHELASVDIESCTALPAGMSAQALANRTGRPVTTYQSAECAETGEFETYPGRGTWVPQTPYKVRAFKLWER from the coding sequence ATGTACACCAAGACCTTCCTCGCCGCGGCGGCCGTCCTGACCGCCCTCGTCGCGGCCCCGGCCGCTTCCTCGGCCGCGCCGGGCACCGCACCCGCCGCGTCACCGTCTGCCGCCGTTCCCGCCGTCGCACCCGGCGCTGCCGCACCGGCCGCCACGACCCTCGGCGCCTGCGGGCCCGGGCAGCTGTGTCTGTGGCCCAAGGCGGACTTCAAGGGACGGGCGGTGACCCACGAGCTGGCCTCGGTCGACATCGAGAGCTGCACGGCCTTACCGGCCGGCATGAGCGCCCAGGCGCTCGCCAACCGCACCGGCCGGCCGGTCACCACCTACCAGTCCGCCGAGTGCGCGGAGACCGGCGAGTTCGAGACCTACCCCGGGCGCGGGACCTGGGTGCCCCAGACGCCCTACAAGGTCAGGGCGTTCAAGCTGTGGGAGCGGTAG
- a CDS encoding potassium channel family protein has protein sequence MKEHWEERTRTPLLALAVAFGVAYAVPIVAPGADPWVHRLCARVEWVVWAVFALDYLVRLAIAPARWAFVRSHPLDLLAVVLPMVQPLRLLRVVSTLLLVGRRARMAPQITLTTYVAGAVVGLMMFGSLAVLHVERDAPDGNIKTLGDAVWWSFTTMTTVGYGDHAPTTGLGRVLAVGLMLSGIALLGVVTANIAAWFIARFERDDAVERRQTELLEALALEVRELRAEVARLSAPPPAQAASEPPPPSAQAASELPAPTAPTA, from the coding sequence ATGAAGGAACACTGGGAAGAGCGCACCCGGACGCCGCTGCTGGCGCTGGCGGTGGCGTTCGGCGTCGCCTACGCCGTGCCGATCGTGGCACCGGGCGCCGACCCGTGGGTGCACCGGCTGTGCGCCCGGGTGGAGTGGGTGGTGTGGGCGGTGTTCGCCCTGGACTATCTGGTCCGGCTGGCGATCGCACCGGCCCGGTGGGCCTTCGTGCGCAGCCATCCGCTGGACCTGCTCGCGGTGGTGCTGCCGATGGTGCAGCCGCTGCGGCTGCTCAGGGTGGTCTCGACGCTCCTCCTGGTGGGCCGGCGGGCCCGGATGGCCCCGCAGATCACGCTCACCACGTACGTGGCGGGCGCGGTGGTCGGACTGATGATGTTCGGCTCGCTGGCCGTGCTCCACGTGGAGCGGGACGCGCCGGACGGCAACATCAAGACGCTCGGTGACGCCGTGTGGTGGTCCTTCACCACGATGACCACCGTCGGCTACGGCGACCACGCCCCGACCACGGGTCTGGGCCGGGTGCTCGCGGTCGGACTGATGCTGTCCGGGATCGCGCTGCTCGGTGTGGTGACCGCGAACATCGCGGCCTGGTTCATCGCCCGCTTCGAGCGGGACGACGCGGTCGAGCGCCGGCAGACGGAGCTCCTGGAGGCGCTGGCCCTGGAGGTGCGGGAGCTGCGGGCCGAGGTCGCGCGCCTCTCGGCCCCGCCGCCGGCACAGGCCGCCTCGGAGCCTCCCCCGCCGTCGGCACAGGCCGCCTCCGAGCTGCCCGCGCCTACCGCTCCCACAGCTTGA